A genomic region of Oceaniferula marina contains the following coding sequences:
- a CDS encoding M56 family metallopeptidase, whose product MMEAIIQGVVSNVVFASVLAVFAWLVGRFAKRPHLSYLLWLLVLVKLVTPPVVSIPCIEPIQAAEVASDEAGRLLPMEVTALENVSVESASSLGVSSALMMVFSLVSVVVLIWTIVRAIAFHHLVIAETRPVPPKVDKMARQLASAIGLRKLPELCVTTANLSPMVWWMGKRVRVILPEAMFETMSDDQCCWVLVHELTHVKRRDHIVRWLECFAGVLFWWNPVMWWARKQLRIYEEWCCDTEVLEVMEAQPKDYAHALLSVVEKLVVPGGRPPVMASQMNSGGQLEQRINIIMNQEKIRKTSKLIRAGVFAGVAVTLPMGIVTAEGDDRKEKAAYKDAYKAPTMDVIKQRLDAAVKAGELTQEQADQKLEYYKKNQGQKGKRSGMRARYREYEQELKKKVAAGELSEEEAKEKLMHMKKRIAMASKKKDAYAAPSIEQVKRRLDAAVEAGELSQEDADLKLKHYQERLKRGQSDRLDKAPSIDEVKRAHAKAVKSGRMTQEQADARLKEFMKRQSGAE is encoded by the coding sequence ATGATGGAGGCAATCATACAAGGAGTGGTGAGCAACGTGGTTTTTGCCTCGGTCCTTGCTGTGTTTGCCTGGCTGGTGGGACGCTTTGCAAAGCGCCCTCATCTTAGTTACTTACTGTGGTTGCTGGTTCTTGTGAAGTTGGTAACCCCTCCGGTGGTTTCGATCCCTTGTATCGAACCTATCCAAGCAGCCGAAGTGGCATCGGATGAAGCAGGTAGGTTGCTTCCCATGGAAGTTACTGCATTGGAAAACGTCTCAGTGGAGAGTGCGTCCTCTCTGGGGGTGTCGAGTGCTTTGATGATGGTTTTTTCGCTTGTTAGTGTCGTTGTTTTGATCTGGACCATCGTTCGCGCGATAGCGTTTCACCATCTTGTGATAGCTGAAACGAGGCCCGTTCCACCGAAGGTTGATAAAATGGCGCGGCAGCTCGCCTCGGCCATCGGGCTCCGTAAATTGCCTGAGTTGTGTGTTACTACGGCGAATTTATCCCCCATGGTCTGGTGGATGGGGAAGAGGGTGCGTGTGATCTTGCCCGAGGCGATGTTTGAGACCATGAGTGATGATCAATGCTGTTGGGTGCTTGTGCACGAGTTAACGCATGTGAAGCGTCGCGACCACATCGTGCGTTGGCTTGAGTGTTTTGCCGGGGTGTTGTTTTGGTGGAATCCTGTGATGTGGTGGGCTCGCAAGCAGCTTCGCATTTATGAAGAATGGTGCTGTGATACCGAAGTGCTCGAAGTCATGGAGGCCCAGCCAAAAGATTACGCGCACGCGCTTCTTTCTGTCGTCGAAAAACTTGTTGTTCCCGGGGGCCGCCCACCGGTGATGGCAAGCCAAATGAACAGTGGCGGACAATTAGAACAACGAATAAACATCATTATGAATCAAGAAAAAATACGTAAGACTTCAAAGCTTATCCGTGCTGGCGTGTTCGCCGGCGTTGCCGTGACTTTGCCGATGGGCATCGTTACGGCCGAAGGGGATGACCGCAAAGAGAAGGCTGCTTATAAGGATGCCTACAAGGCACCTACGATGGACGTCATCAAACAACGACTTGATGCCGCTGTGAAAGCCGGAGAACTCACTCAAGAGCAGGCCGACCAAAAGCTGGAGTATTACAAAAAAAATCAAGGTCAAAAAGGTAAACGATCTGGAATGCGTGCCCGCTACCGTGAATATGAACAAGAACTCAAAAAGAAGGTCGCTGCCGGAGAGTTGTCTGAGGAAGAGGCCAAGGAGAAGCTTATGCATATGAAAAAGCGGATTGCCATGGCCTCGAAGAAAAAGGACGCTTATGCCGCTCCAAGCATTGAGCAGGTCAAGCGGCGGCTTGATGCTGCGGTCGAAGCTGGGGAACTAAGCCAGGAAGACGCAGATCTCAAGCTGAAGCACTATCAAGAGCGGCTGAAGCGGGGCCAAAGTGACAGGTTAGACAAGGCTCCCAGCATTGATGAGGTTAAACGGGCGCATGCCAAAGCTGTGAAGTCAGGTAGAATGACCCAAGAACAAGCCGATGCCAGGCTTAAGGAGTTCATGAAGCGCCAGAGCGGCGCTGAGTAA
- a CDS encoding aspartate carbamoyltransferase catalytic subunit, with protein sequence MTTRKDLLDIESLSREEIEHLLDQAGPFKELFTRSVKKVPALKGKSVLTLFYEPSTRTLSSFEVAAKRLSADVTTFDVPHSSVVKGESVKDTIDTLQSMRTDYIIVRNSMSGLPLVIARETKASVINAGDGAHAHPTQALLDGFTFREVFPEMQRKKILIVGDILHSRVARSTSTLMRKLGVEVAWLGPGSLVPKHGPRDIKRFTNYDEAMQWGPDVVYLLRIQMERQSAPYFPSLREYTKLYGVTPERFKRLEDQGTYIMHPGPVNRGVELCDAVMDYQRCLINQQVENGIAARMAVLYWLKPESDQ encoded by the coding sequence ATGACGACGCGCAAGGACCTCTTAGATATTGAATCTCTCAGCCGTGAGGAAATCGAGCATTTGCTCGACCAGGCCGGCCCCTTCAAGGAACTCTTCACCCGATCGGTGAAAAAGGTCCCGGCCCTGAAAGGGAAGTCGGTGCTGACCTTGTTTTACGAGCCGAGCACCCGGACGCTTTCCTCATTTGAGGTGGCGGCCAAGCGTTTATCGGCGGATGTGACAACCTTCGATGTGCCGCATTCCTCGGTGGTCAAGGGGGAGTCGGTAAAAGACACCATTGACACCCTTCAGTCGATGAGGACGGATTACATCATTGTGCGTAATTCGATGTCTGGCTTGCCCCTGGTGATTGCCCGGGAGACCAAGGCCAGCGTGATCAATGCCGGTGATGGGGCTCACGCCCACCCGACGCAAGCGTTGCTGGATGGGTTTACCTTCCGCGAAGTTTTTCCCGAAATGCAGAGGAAGAAAATTTTGATTGTTGGTGATATTTTACACAGTCGGGTGGCACGCTCGACATCCACCTTGATGCGTAAGCTCGGTGTGGAGGTCGCTTGGTTAGGGCCGGGGTCTCTGGTTCCCAAACATGGCCCGAGGGATATTAAGCGCTTCACCAATTACGACGAAGCGATGCAGTGGGGGCCGGACGTGGTGTATCTTTTGCGGATTCAGATGGAGCGCCAGAGTGCTCCGTATTTCCCCAGCCTGCGTGAATACACGAAGCTGTATGGCGTAACGCCCGAGCGCTTCAAACGTTTGGAAGATCAGGGGACTTACATTATGCATCCCGGTCCGGTGAACCGTGGTGTTGAGTTGTGCGATGCTGTGATGGATTACCAGCGTTGTCTGATCAACCAGCAGGTAGAGAATGGAATAGCCGCCCGAATGGCGGTCCTTTACTGGTTGAAGCCGGAATCCGATCAATAG
- a CDS encoding TlyA family RNA methyltransferase, which translates to MATKERADALLVSRGLCDSREQAKRLILAGEVLAGTNVVAKPSTKLATDTELTVKERPKYVGRGGLKMEGALDAFDIHPDGYVCLDVGASTGGFTDCLLQRGANKVHAVDVGTNQLAWKLRNDPRVVVKEKFNARHMTPDDIGERIDLAVTDVSFISLTRILPPMFATLKEEGQIICLIKPQFELSREDISKGGIVRDPALHQRAVDKIHHFVTEELGYIWIECIDSPITGTDGNKEFLARLKK; encoded by the coding sequence ATGGCAACCAAAGAACGCGCCGATGCCCTCCTCGTTTCACGCGGGCTCTGCGACTCCCGGGAGCAGGCAAAACGACTCATCCTCGCTGGTGAGGTACTTGCCGGAACCAACGTCGTCGCCAAACCCAGCACCAAACTCGCCACCGACACCGAGCTGACCGTCAAGGAACGCCCCAAATATGTCGGTCGAGGCGGCTTAAAAATGGAAGGAGCTCTCGACGCCTTTGACATTCACCCTGACGGCTACGTTTGCCTCGACGTCGGAGCTTCCACAGGAGGCTTTACCGACTGCCTACTGCAGCGCGGTGCCAACAAAGTGCACGCCGTTGACGTTGGAACCAACCAACTTGCCTGGAAACTGCGCAACGACCCCCGCGTCGTCGTGAAGGAAAAATTCAACGCCCGCCACATGACCCCGGATGACATTGGTGAACGTATCGATCTCGCCGTCACCGATGTTTCCTTTATCTCCCTGACACGCATCCTGCCGCCCATGTTTGCTACTCTCAAAGAAGAGGGTCAAATTATCTGTCTCATCAAACCCCAATTCGAACTGAGCCGTGAGGATATCAGCAAGGGGGGCATTGTTCGAGACCCCGCATTGCACCAACGCGCCGTCGATAAAATCCACCACTTTGTCACCGAAGAACTCGGCTACATCTGGATCGAATGCATTGACTCACCCATCACGGGAACCGATGGCAATAAAGAGTTCCTCGCCAGGCTTAAAAAATAG
- the dusB gene encoding tRNA dihydrouridine synthase DusB has protein sequence MLPWFTDKQFPLYLAPMAGVTDVVFRTICKELGADVMITEFVATEGIMQQDERTRKYTEFTDEQRPVGVQLFGADGARMGEAAKKIIDWKQPDFIDINFGCPVNKVVSKNGGSSLLKDCGTLASVASGVAKAVGHIVPVTAKIRIGWDEKSINAPDVCHILQEEGMQAISIHGRTRSQGYRGEANWQVIGECAESVSVPVIGNGDIASGADVKKRREQTAVSGVMIGRAAMQNPWIFREAKQYLETGETPPPVPIQERWQLITRHCDMAVNSNRYGNERQSIMAMRSRLMAYCKGFPGAKPLRQRLCTVASLMEIEDLAAEHLQSLRAEE, from the coding sequence ATGCTTCCCTGGTTTACCGACAAGCAATTCCCTCTTTACCTCGCCCCGATGGCCGGGGTCACCGATGTCGTGTTCCGCACTATCTGCAAGGAGCTCGGCGCCGATGTCATGATCACCGAGTTTGTCGCCACGGAAGGTATCATGCAACAAGACGAGCGGACCCGCAAATATACCGAGTTCACAGATGAGCAACGCCCGGTTGGAGTCCAACTTTTTGGTGCCGATGGTGCCCGTATGGGAGAAGCGGCCAAAAAGATCATCGATTGGAAACAACCCGACTTCATCGACATCAATTTCGGCTGCCCGGTGAACAAAGTCGTTTCTAAAAATGGAGGCTCATCCCTCCTCAAAGACTGCGGCACTCTGGCCAGTGTGGCATCGGGAGTAGCCAAGGCCGTGGGGCACATCGTCCCGGTCACAGCCAAAATCCGGATCGGCTGGGATGAAAAATCAATCAATGCCCCCGATGTGTGCCACATCCTCCAGGAAGAAGGCATGCAAGCGATCTCGATCCACGGAAGAACCCGCTCGCAAGGTTACCGGGGGGAAGCCAACTGGCAGGTGATCGGTGAATGCGCCGAATCGGTATCGGTCCCCGTGATTGGCAATGGCGATATTGCCAGTGGGGCCGACGTTAAAAAACGCCGGGAGCAGACGGCCGTTTCAGGCGTCATGATCGGCCGCGCAGCCATGCAAAACCCATGGATCTTCCGCGAAGCCAAACAGTATCTCGAAACCGGAGAAACGCCTCCCCCGGTCCCCATTCAGGAACGCTGGCAGCTGATCACCCGCCACTGTGACATGGCGGTCAACTCCAACCGCTACGGCAACGAACGCCAAAGTATCATGGCCATGCGCTCTCGACTGATGGCCTACTGCAAGGGCTTCCCCGGGGCAAAACCCCTGCGCCAACGCCTCTGCACGGTTGCCTCTCTCATGGAAATCGAAGATCTGGCAGCGGAACACTTACAAAGTCTCAGAGCCGAAGAATAG
- a CDS encoding AIR carboxylase family protein encodes MKVIMIYGSENDKPFMEPARVYLSDNEVAYEETVLSAHRNLSELIEFLAELEKSGEKAVILAIAGLAAALPGVVVMKTSLPVIGVPVPGGPLNGVDALLSISQLPGGVPATTVGLHSKAPMNAAMAAHRIISLAS; translated from the coding sequence ATGAAAGTTATTATGATTTACGGCAGTGAGAACGACAAACCGTTCATGGAGCCTGCCCGCGTATACCTGTCCGACAACGAAGTTGCTTACGAAGAAACAGTGCTTTCCGCACATCGTAACCTCAGCGAGTTGATTGAATTCCTGGCCGAGCTTGAAAAGTCCGGTGAAAAGGCTGTGATCCTTGCGATTGCTGGCCTGGCCGCGGCTCTTCCCGGTGTGGTCGTGATGAAGACATCTCTTCCAGTGATTGGCGTTCCGGTTCCCGGAGGCCCTCTCAATGGTGTGGATGCCCTTCTTTCCATCAGTCAGCTTCCCGGAGGTGTTCCCGCGACGACCGTCGGATTACACTCCAAAGCTCCGATGAACGCAGCCATGGCTGCTCACCGGATTATCTCGCTCGCGAGTTAA
- the ahcY gene encoding adenosylhomocysteinase → MTTTIEKPLTNDYKIADINLADFGRKEIDIAEHEMPGLMQTRAKYGPEKPLQGVRIMGSLHMTIQTAVLIETLVELGADVRWVSCNIFSTQDHAAAAIAKSGTPVFAWKGETLEEYWWCTWQAIQFPGDLGPELIVDDGGDATLLIHKGYEMENGSDWVNQPASSDEEGVIKELLKKIGAEQPGVFAKIIKDWKGVSEETTTGVHRLYQMAKEGSLLVPAINVNDSVTKSKFDNLYGCRESLVDGIKRATDVMISGKVAVVCGYGDVGKGCAQALRGQGAQVVVTEVDPICALQAAMEGYRVLTVEDTLGWGDIYVTTTGNFDIIRLEHMEKMKDQAIVCNIGHFDNEIQMDALTKAEGVTHLNIKPQVDKFTFPTGNSLYMLAEGRLVNLGCATGHPSFVMSNSFANQTLAQIDLWKNRDSYKPGEVKVLPKHLDEEVARLHLEKIGCKLTVLTPEQAEYIGVSQEGPYKPDHYRY, encoded by the coding sequence ATGACAACAACGATCGAAAAACCACTCACTAACGATTACAAAATCGCAGATATCAATCTGGCTGACTTCGGCCGGAAGGAAATCGATATTGCTGAGCACGAAATGCCCGGCCTGATGCAAACCCGCGCCAAGTATGGTCCGGAAAAGCCATTGCAGGGGGTCCGGATTATGGGTTCATTGCATATGACGATTCAGACCGCTGTACTGATCGAAACTCTGGTTGAACTGGGGGCTGATGTCCGCTGGGTTTCCTGTAATATTTTCTCAACTCAGGACCATGCCGCAGCGGCGATTGCCAAGTCAGGAACTCCTGTCTTTGCCTGGAAAGGGGAGACCCTTGAAGAATACTGGTGGTGCACCTGGCAGGCGATTCAATTCCCTGGAGACCTTGGGCCTGAACTGATCGTCGATGACGGCGGGGATGCGACCTTGTTGATCCACAAAGGATATGAAATGGAAAATGGATCCGACTGGGTGAATCAGCCGGCATCCAGTGACGAAGAGGGCGTCATTAAAGAACTTCTCAAGAAGATCGGAGCCGAGCAGCCTGGCGTCTTTGCCAAGATTATCAAGGATTGGAAGGGGGTTTCCGAAGAAACCACGACAGGCGTGCATCGTCTCTATCAGATGGCCAAGGAAGGATCCCTTCTTGTCCCAGCGATCAATGTGAACGACTCCGTAACCAAGTCGAAATTTGACAACCTCTACGGTTGCCGTGAATCGCTGGTTGATGGCATCAAGCGTGCAACGGATGTGATGATCTCGGGTAAGGTGGCTGTTGTTTGTGGCTACGGTGACGTCGGTAAAGGATGTGCCCAGGCACTGCGTGGACAAGGCGCCCAGGTGGTGGTCACGGAGGTTGACCCGATTTGTGCACTCCAAGCTGCCATGGAAGGATACCGTGTTCTGACGGTTGAAGACACACTTGGATGGGGAGACATTTATGTCACCACCACAGGTAACTTCGATATCATCCGCCTTGAGCATATGGAGAAGATGAAGGATCAGGCGATTGTCTGCAACATCGGCCACTTCGATAATGAGATCCAGATGGATGCGCTCACTAAAGCGGAGGGCGTTACCCACCTCAACATCAAGCCCCAGGTGGACAAGTTTACTTTCCCAACGGGTAATAGCCTGTATATGCTTGCTGAAGGTCGTTTGGTCAACTTGGGATGTGCCACCGGTCATCCTAGTTTTGTGATGTCTAACTCCTTTGCCAACCAGACACTGGCTCAGATCGACCTTTGGAAAAACAGGGACAGCTACAAGCCTGGTGAGGTGAAAGTGCTTCCCAAGCATCTTGATGAAGAAGTCGCTCGACTCCACCTCGAGAAGATTGGTTGTAAACTCACGGTGCTCACCCCTGAACAAGCCGAATACATTGGTGTTTCCCAGGAGGGCCCTTACAAGCCTGATCACTACCGCTATTAG
- the metK gene encoding methionine adenosyltransferase: protein MSREFIFSSESVTEGHPDKVCDTISDYILDQCLKGDPNSRVACETLVKDNMVVLAGEISTDSQFNYQSAVYEAIREIGYTYDDCAFHAERFVFVNALGQQSSDIAQGVDDKGADGKDHEEQGAGDQGLMFGFACKDTPQLMPAPVIYSHQLGEELTRLRKDGEIKWLRPDSKTQVSCRYVDGQVKEITAVVVSTMHAEGVEHEEIKQTITEKLIHKVLPAELVTENTEILVNPTGKFVIGGPVGDCGLTGRKIIVDTYGGMGRHGGGAFSGKDPSKVDRSAAYMCRWVAKNIVAAGLAEKVEIQVAYAIGHPQPVSIDIDTFNTASVEESAIVAAVKEVFSFKPADIVAQLDLLRPIYSKTTNYGHFGRENAELPWENTDKVTELLAAVSQ, encoded by the coding sequence ATGTCACGCGAATTTATTTTTTCTTCTGAATCTGTTACCGAAGGTCACCCCGATAAGGTTTGTGACACGATCAGCGATTACATTCTGGATCAATGTCTCAAAGGGGACCCCAACAGCCGTGTAGCCTGTGAAACTCTGGTTAAGGACAACATGGTGGTTCTGGCCGGCGAGATTTCCACGGATTCCCAGTTCAACTATCAATCGGCTGTGTACGAGGCGATCAGGGAGATCGGCTACACCTATGACGATTGTGCTTTCCACGCCGAGCGCTTTGTTTTTGTCAATGCGCTGGGGCAGCAGTCCAGCGACATCGCCCAAGGAGTGGATGATAAAGGTGCGGATGGCAAGGACCATGAAGAGCAAGGAGCCGGTGACCAGGGGCTGATGTTTGGTTTTGCTTGTAAGGATACGCCTCAGCTGATGCCCGCTCCGGTGATTTACTCCCACCAACTGGGCGAGGAATTGACCCGCTTACGCAAGGATGGTGAGATTAAGTGGCTCCGTCCGGACTCCAAGACCCAGGTGTCTTGCCGCTACGTTGACGGCCAGGTGAAAGAGATCACCGCAGTGGTCGTTTCCACCATGCATGCCGAGGGCGTAGAGCATGAGGAAATCAAACAAACCATCACGGAAAAACTCATTCACAAGGTGCTGCCGGCTGAACTGGTCACCGAGAATACGGAAATCCTCGTCAACCCGACCGGGAAGTTTGTGATCGGAGGTCCTGTTGGTGACTGTGGACTGACAGGCCGGAAAATCATTGTCGATACTTACGGTGGGATGGGGCGTCACGGTGGAGGTGCTTTCTCCGGTAAAGACCCGTCCAAAGTAGATCGCTCGGCTGCTTACATGTGTCGCTGGGTGGCCAAAAATATCGTGGCTGCCGGACTGGCAGAGAAAGTGGAAATCCAGGTTGCCTACGCGATTGGTCACCCCCAACCGGTGAGCATCGATATCGATACCTTTAATACGGCGAGTGTGGAGGAGTCGGCTATCGTTGCTGCTGTCAAAGAGGTGTTCTCCTTCAAGCCCGCTGACATTGTGGCCCAGCTTGACCTGCTTCGCCCGATCTATAGCAAAACCACCAACTACGGTCACTTTGGCCGCGAGAATGCAGAGCTTCCTTGGGAAAATACCGATAAGGTCACAGAGCTGTTAGCGGCTGTTTCGCAGTAA
- a CDS encoding BlaI/MecI/CopY family transcriptional regulator, translating into MKKKHESPDLSPSVTHLAKAELAVMDLLWKQEPLTARQIREQLYPGQGASQNGTVQRLLQRLEGKGCVQRDRETAVNLFSTTLSREEYGGGQLESLANNLTAGSIAPLITHLVEKNRITAEEIDRIRAILEPDQHEKGKVV; encoded by the coding sequence ATGAAGAAGAAACATGAAAGTCCTGATCTGAGCCCCAGTGTCACTCATCTGGCCAAAGCTGAACTGGCGGTCATGGATCTGCTATGGAAGCAGGAACCATTGACGGCTCGTCAGATTCGTGAGCAGCTTTACCCGGGCCAAGGGGCTTCTCAGAATGGGACTGTACAGCGACTTCTCCAACGTCTCGAGGGGAAGGGGTGTGTGCAGCGAGACCGGGAAACGGCTGTGAATCTTTTTTCGACAACCTTGAGTCGAGAAGAGTATGGTGGTGGTCAGTTAGAAAGTCTGGCAAACAATCTGACGGCCGGATCGATTGCTCCCTTGATCACGCATTTGGTGGAGAAGAACAGAATAACAGCTGAGGAGATCGATCGTATTCGGGCGATCCTTGAACCAGACCAACACGAAAAGGGGAAGGTTGTATGA
- the pyrR gene encoding bifunctional pyr operon transcriptional regulator/uracil phosphoribosyltransferase PyrR, producing the protein MSDSSMQLNAGDLSSAVDRLVTAILSANSDGQFALVGLRSRGDEVAERILEQLASRGIEVPMGVLDISLYRDDLAHLNFNPKLQSSEIDFPVDGTHIIIVDDVLFTGRTVRSAIDALMDYGRPAKIELATLIDRGHRELPFAPDYTGVFLETERMDYVDVRLVQTDGEDAVMVTKNPA; encoded by the coding sequence ATGTCAGATTCAAGCATGCAACTGAATGCCGGGGATTTGTCTTCGGCTGTGGATCGGCTGGTGACGGCCATCCTCAGTGCCAATTCGGACGGGCAATTTGCTCTGGTCGGGTTGCGTAGCAGAGGCGACGAAGTTGCCGAGCGCATTCTTGAGCAGTTGGCCTCACGCGGCATCGAGGTCCCGATGGGGGTGCTCGATATTTCCCTCTATCGGGACGATCTCGCCCATTTGAACTTCAACCCGAAGTTGCAGAGCAGTGAGATCGATTTCCCGGTGGACGGGACTCACATCATCATTGTTGATGATGTCTTGTTTACAGGGCGGACGGTGCGGTCCGCGATTGATGCGTTGATGGATTACGGTCGTCCTGCCAAGATTGAGCTGGCGACTTTGATTGACCGTGGGCATCGTGAGCTTCCCTTTGCCCCGGATTACACGGGGGTGTTTCTTGAAACCGAGCGTATGGATTACGTGGATGTCCGCTTGGTGCAGACAGATGGTGAGGATGCTGTCATGGTTACCAAAAACCCAGCCTAA
- a CDS encoding ArsR/SmtB family transcription factor, producing MPSILKSLKLLSDPTRIRILLLLESESLNVAELQEILGMGQSRISTQLSQLRQEGLVTSSRSGKNNVYTMSAPDALMQVARQAADEIPEVAADSQTLAHILRKRRDAARSYFDTLAGKFGRSYVPGRSWKSLAEAMLKILNYKVVADLGAGEGTLAQLLAPRADQVIAIDNSPNMVQFGQQLAKEHGLNNLEYRLGDIEAPPIDDASIDLTIFSQALHHAEHPERAITSTYRMLKPGGTVVILDLLQHSFEQARELYADTWLGFSEVELYKMLEDAGFKNIETTIVDKESEAPHFQTLLATATK from the coding sequence ATGCCGTCAATCCTGAAATCCTTAAAACTTCTCTCGGATCCTACCCGGATCAGGATCCTGCTCCTGCTTGAGAGCGAGTCACTGAATGTGGCCGAGCTGCAGGAAATCCTCGGCATGGGCCAAAGCCGGATCTCTACCCAGCTATCTCAGCTGCGCCAAGAAGGGCTGGTCACAAGCTCACGCTCAGGAAAAAACAACGTCTACACCATGAGTGCGCCGGATGCCCTGATGCAAGTGGCCCGACAAGCCGCTGATGAAATCCCGGAAGTCGCGGCCGACTCCCAGACACTTGCCCACATTCTTCGCAAACGCCGAGACGCTGCCCGGTCTTACTTCGACACCTTGGCTGGAAAATTTGGTCGGAGCTACGTCCCGGGCCGGTCATGGAAATCACTGGCCGAAGCGATGCTCAAAATCCTCAACTACAAGGTGGTCGCCGACCTCGGAGCGGGAGAAGGCACTCTGGCCCAACTGCTGGCACCTCGGGCCGATCAAGTCATCGCAATCGACAACTCCCCGAACATGGTCCAGTTCGGCCAGCAACTCGCCAAAGAACACGGCCTCAACAACCTGGAGTATCGACTCGGCGATATCGAAGCCCCGCCCATCGATGACGCCAGCATCGACCTCACCATTTTTTCACAGGCACTCCACCACGCCGAGCACCCCGAACGAGCAATCACCTCAACCTACCGCATGCTCAAACCAGGAGGCACGGTTGTCATCCTCGATCTGCTCCAGCACAGCTTCGAACAGGCGCGTGAACTGTATGCTGACACCTGGCTCGGGTTTTCCGAAGTCGAACTCTACAAAATGCTCGAAGACGCCGGGTTCAAAAACATCGAGACCACCATCGTCGATAAGGAATCCGAAGCCCCTCACTTCCAAACACTGTTAGCCACTGCTACAAAATAG
- a CDS encoding dihydroorotase — MSALLIQNAQIACEENDTLTPADVLVENGIISKIAKGVEAPAGAKVVDASGKVLLPGMFDTHIHMREPGQEAKETIQSGTEAAINGGVTGVVLMPNTAPAIDSAAMVRTIYDIAKRDSRIPVYTSGCITKGREGKELAGIDGMLQLGVKMLTDDGDAVPDMSLLKRAMEYASEFDCFFASHCEVLDLSGPRALNEGVVSHRLGIVGSPACSEEICMDRDIRLAHAAGARLHIQHVSSKLGMETIRWWKSMGAKLSAEVSPHHLLFNEEDIGNYDTHYKMNPPLRTAEDNKALLEGLKEGVFDIIATDHAPHTPFEKAQDFVTSPNGITGLETALVSLYHHFIKAGEFGWGLIVKRYSAEPRRMMSLEPVPIEEGGAAEFLLFDPEGQTTFTSEFMRSKSQNTPFLDKTLDGSIDLVVLGDAVLLER, encoded by the coding sequence ATGTCCGCTTTACTTATTCAAAATGCGCAGATTGCCTGCGAAGAAAACGATACGCTAACACCTGCGGATGTGCTGGTGGAAAATGGCATCATTTCCAAGATTGCCAAAGGTGTGGAAGCTCCGGCGGGAGCCAAGGTGGTGGATGCCAGCGGCAAGGTCTTATTGCCCGGCATGTTTGACACGCACATTCACATGCGGGAACCGGGGCAGGAGGCGAAGGAGACCATTCAGTCAGGGACCGAAGCGGCTATCAACGGCGGGGTAACCGGTGTGGTTCTTATGCCGAATACGGCTCCGGCGATTGATTCGGCTGCGATGGTTCGCACCATCTATGATATTGCCAAACGGGACTCCCGAATCCCGGTGTATACTTCCGGCTGTATTACCAAAGGGCGAGAAGGCAAGGAGTTGGCCGGGATTGACGGCATGCTGCAACTCGGTGTGAAAATGCTGACGGATGACGGGGATGCGGTTCCCGACATGTCTCTGCTCAAGCGGGCGATGGAGTATGCTTCCGAGTTCGATTGTTTTTTTGCCTCACATTGTGAGGTTCTTGACTTGTCCGGGCCACGAGCTTTGAACGAGGGTGTGGTGAGTCATCGGCTCGGGATTGTGGGCTCTCCAGCCTGCAGTGAAGAGATTTGCATGGATCGGGACATCCGCCTTGCCCATGCTGCTGGTGCCCGACTGCATATCCAGCACGTCTCCAGTAAGCTGGGGATGGAAACCATTCGTTGGTGGAAGTCGATGGGTGCCAAGCTGAGCGCCGAGGTCTCACCTCACCACCTGTTGTTTAATGAGGAGGATATCGGGAATTACGATACTCACTACAAGATGAATCCGCCGCTTCGGACCGCCGAGGATAACAAGGCACTGCTGGAAGGTTTAAAGGAAGGGGTGTTCGACATCATTGCCACGGATCACGCTCCGCATACGCCCTTTGAAAAAGCCCAGGATTTTGTGACCTCTCCCAATGGGATTACAGGCCTGGAAACGGCCTTGGTTTCCCTCTACCATCATTTTATCAAAGCAGGTGAATTTGGTTGGGGCTTGATCGTAAAACGCTACTCTGCCGAACCCCGTCGGATGATGAGTCTTGAGCCAGTTCCTATCGAGGAGGGCGGGGCTGCCGAGTTCTTGTTGTTTGATCCCGAGGGACAAACGACTTTTACCTCCGAGTTTATGCGTTCGAAGAGTCAGAATACGCCCTTCCTGGACAAGACCTTGGATGGGAGTATTGATCTGGTTGTTCTTGGAGACGCTGTTTTGTTGGAACGTTAA